From Desulfomicrobium apsheronum, the proteins below share one genomic window:
- a CDS encoding transporter substrate-binding domain-containing protein: protein MSAQILFASDDWKYSVMHATGPGRHIAALIAFMLFIFVLQVPRTVEASKPMPPVVSAAEIDYPPFSIVDDVGRADGFSVELMRAALAVMGRDVTFRTGPWNEVKGWLDKGDVQVLPLVGRTPEREEDFDFTVPYMSLHGAIVVRSGTEDIRNLADLKGRRVAVMQGDNAEEFLRREERGIKIQTTPSFEQALHELSRGHHDAVVVQRLVALRLIPQTGLGNLEIVDNSIEDFRQDFCFAVKKGDSRMLALLNEGLAIVIADGTYRRLHSRWFAALELPKDRRIIVGGDHQYPPFEYLDEKGNPAGFNVELTRMIAREMGLDIEIRLGPWTDVLHDLERGEIDAVQGMFYSVERDRKFDFTSPHSVNNYVVVTRRGEIDAPVSLSDLKDKRIAVQKGDVSHEYLLEKGLESRIATVETQEDMLRELSEGKYDCALGPRIIALHIIKALGLTNLALSQNSFFALDYCYAAPNGHAALLAQFSEGLRVLKDSGEYRRLHEKWMGVYEEQAPSFGAILRILAMVLVPLLILLLGFFLWSWTLRRQVKMRTRELRESESRFRKLFEQVPAIAVQGYGMDGIARYWNQASENLYGYSADEAIGAKLTDLIIPPEVRKDVEAAMRSMAVTKVPTPASELTLMRKDGSRVLVFSSHAIVEKAGGEAELFCVDIDLTSRKEAEEALRKLKNAAETANQAKSEFLANMSHEIRTPINGVMGMLQLMETTPLDAEQLTYVQMATGAANRLTRLLSDILDLSRVEAGKMEIRKAPFLIQDIIDSVSGLFAVTARNKGVALDCNLAPGMPAALVGDEMRVRQVLFNLVGNALKFTERGRVVVDIEALPAKDDGTYSVRFCVRDTGIGIAQDRLGDIFEPFRQVENSFTRNYQGAGLGLSIVQRLVGLMEGEISIESAPGEGTSVHVVLPFKMDRENSSKTVEPAAIKTGAGFRVLLVEDDPSNRIPTQKLLEKAGHEVTLAENGRQTFELLVDNDFDCILMDIQMPVMDGIEATRIIRESATLGPKKDIPIIALTAYAMEGDKEKFLAAGMNGHVAKPVNIDSLLQGMTEAMARQGA, encoded by the coding sequence ATGAGCGCACAAATCCTTTTTGCATCCGACGACTGGAAATATTCGGTCATGCATGCGACCGGACCGGGGCGGCACATCGCTGCACTGATCGCGTTCATGCTGTTCATCTTCGTCCTGCAAGTCCCGCGAACCGTCGAGGCATCCAAGCCGATGCCACCGGTCGTCTCGGCCGCCGAGATCGATTATCCGCCTTTTTCCATTGTTGACGACGTGGGCCGTGCAGACGGTTTTTCCGTGGAACTTATGCGGGCCGCCCTTGCGGTCATGGGGCGCGATGTCACCTTCCGTACGGGTCCCTGGAATGAAGTCAAAGGCTGGTTGGACAAGGGGGATGTGCAGGTCCTGCCGTTGGTTGGCCGCACGCCCGAGCGTGAGGAAGACTTTGATTTCACCGTGCCCTACATGTCGTTGCACGGGGCCATCGTGGTGCGTTCCGGGACGGAAGATATCCGGAATTTGGCCGATCTGAAGGGGCGGCGCGTGGCTGTCATGCAGGGCGACAACGCCGAGGAATTCCTGCGGCGAGAAGAGCGCGGGATAAAGATTCAAACCACGCCATCCTTTGAACAAGCCCTGCACGAACTGTCACGGGGGCATCACGACGCCGTGGTCGTGCAACGACTCGTGGCCTTGCGCCTCATCCCTCAAACCGGACTTGGGAATCTGGAGATTGTCGATAATTCCATCGAGGATTTCAGGCAGGATTTCTGTTTCGCCGTCAAGAAAGGCGACAGCCGCATGCTGGCCCTGCTGAACGAAGGGCTCGCCATAGTCATCGCCGACGGGACCTACCGTCGTCTTCATTCACGCTGGTTCGCCGCCCTTGAATTGCCGAAGGACCGCCGTATCATCGTGGGCGGTGATCATCAGTATCCTCCGTTCGAGTACCTGGACGAAAAGGGAAATCCAGCCGGTTTCAATGTCGAGCTTACCCGGATGATTGCCAGGGAGATGGGGCTTGATATCGAAATTCGACTCGGGCCTTGGACTGATGTGCTGCACGATCTGGAACGAGGGGAAATCGACGCTGTTCAAGGCATGTTCTATTCTGTGGAACGAGATCGTAAATTCGATTTCACCTCGCCTCACTCGGTGAATAACTATGTAGTCGTGACGCGACGTGGGGAAATTGATGCGCCGGTTTCGCTCAGTGATCTCAAAGACAAGCGCATCGCTGTCCAGAAAGGAGACGTCAGCCACGAGTATCTTCTGGAAAAAGGCCTGGAGTCTCGGATAGCCACGGTGGAGACCCAGGAAGACATGCTGCGGGAGTTGTCCGAGGGGAAATATGACTGCGCACTGGGCCCCCGCATCATCGCACTGCACATCATCAAGGCACTTGGGTTGACAAATCTGGCGCTGAGTCAAAATTCCTTTTTTGCCTTGGATTATTGCTATGCCGCGCCTAATGGCCATGCGGCGCTTCTGGCGCAGTTCAGCGAGGGGCTGCGGGTTCTGAAGGACTCCGGCGAATACCGTCGCCTCCACGAAAAATGGATGGGCGTGTACGAAGAACAAGCCCCTTCATTCGGCGCCATCCTGCGCATTCTCGCCATGGTCCTTGTGCCGCTGCTTATCCTTCTGCTCGGATTTTTTCTTTGGTCGTGGACGTTGCGTAGGCAGGTGAAAATGAGGACACGGGAACTCCGGGAGAGCGAATCCCGGTTTCGCAAACTCTTTGAACAGGTCCCTGCAATCGCCGTTCAAGGTTACGGGATGGACGGCATCGCGCGCTACTGGAACCAGGCCTCGGAAAATCTTTATGGATACAGCGCGGACGAAGCGATAGGGGCAAAACTGACCGACCTGATCATCCCGCCTGAAGTACGCAAGGACGTCGAAGCAGCCATGCGTTCCATGGCGGTAACAAAAGTCCCCACTCCCGCCAGCGAACTGACTCTCATGCGCAAGGACGGCTCCCGGGTGCTGGTCTTTTCCAGCCATGCCATCGTCGAGAAGGCGGGAGGCGAGGCTGAACTCTTTTGCGTGGACATCGACCTGACCAGCAGAAAAGAGGCCGAAGAGGCCCTGCGCAAACTCAAAAACGCCGCAGAAACCGCCAACCAGGCCAAAAGCGAATTCCTGGCCAACATGAGTCATGAGATTCGCACCCCGATCAACGGGGTCATGGGTATGCTCCAACTCATGGAAACCACGCCTCTTGATGCCGAACAGCTCACCTATGTCCAAATGGCCACAGGTGCCGCCAACCGCCTGACCAGACTCCTCTCGGACATTTTGGATCTTTCCCGGGTCGAGGCGGGCAAGATGGAAATCCGAAAGGCACCTTTTTTGATCCAGGATATCATTGATTCCGTGTCCGGACTTTTCGCTGTCACGGCCAGAAACAAGGGCGTGGCCCTGGACTGCAACCTTGCCCCGGGCATGCCGGCCGCTTTGGTCGGGGACGAGATGCGAGTGCGCCAAGTGCTCTTCAATCTGGTGGGCAACGCCCTCAAGTTCACGGAGCGCGGCAGGGTCGTGGTGGACATCGAGGCTTTACCCGCAAAGGATGACGGCACCTACAGCGTGCGTTTTTGCGTCAGGGATACAGGCATCGGCATCGCCCAGGACAGGCTTGGCGACATCTTCGAACCCTTCCGGCAGGTCGAAAACTCCTTTACCCGCAATTATCAGGGCGCGGGGCTTGGCCTGTCCATCGTGCAGCGGCTAGTCGGGCTCATGGAAGGGGAGATCAGCATTGAGAGTGCCCCTGGCGAAGGCACGAGCGTGCATGTCGTCCTGCCTTTCAAGATGGACCGCGAAAATTCGTCAAAAACCGTTGAACCCGCCGCCATCAAAACCGGCGCGGGATTCCGCGTGCTTCTGGTCGAGGACGATCCATCCAACCGGATTCCAACCCAAAAGCTGCTGGAAAAGGCCGGACACGAGGTCACCCTGGCCGAAAACGGCAGGCAGACCTTTGAACTGCTGGTCGATAACGACTTCGACTGTATCCTCATGGATATCCAGATGCCCGTGATGGATGGAATCGAAGCGACCCGCATAATCCGGGAATCCGCTACCCTTGGCCCAAAGAAGGACATCCCCATCATCGCCCTGACGGCCTACGCCATGGAGGGAGACAAGGAGAAGTTCCTGGCCGCCGGGATGAACGGACATGTGGCCAAGCCTGTCAATATCGATTCCCTCCTGCAAGGGATGACCGAAGCGATGGCAAGGCAGGGGGCTTAG
- a CDS encoding ATP-binding protein yields MFARLLHGSIKKKLAILFLMAALPAILIIVIAGLDNHRRAVSDAERQLQTFSRHMAETQTQITLATKALLEGLAMLPEVRQGDVEACNRLFANLLKINPDYAALHLVNPHGNLVASGSARKPANFAHTRHFREAVATKAFATGEYLLGVTLHVPVFTFGYPVLNDRNEIAGVLLTSIRLDSYGELFRHTPFPDSSFVGVCDRNGLRLFRYPENSAMILGDPIKQKVFEHAMSGPSEGLLQEESTDGVERIVAFQKLSLTADSPPYMYFFVGAPSTMFYADAKSGMLRDFVILFLTIGLTMLSGWFLGGRTVGMRLEELAGAAKRIGEGDLSVRVTPAPEITEVDVLAQAFNNMAESLTQDIARRTRAEKALAESEFRFRKLFEQIPSIAVQGYGMDGRTRYWNQASQNLYGYSASEAIGVKLTDLIIPPEIRGYVEADMRSMAETKIPIPASELTLMRKDGSRVLVFSSHAIVTNAGGEAELFCVDVDLTSRKEAEEALLRLKEAAEAANQAKSEFLANMSHEIRTPINGVMGMLQLLETTTLDAEQTRYVHMAAEAANRLTRLLTDILDLSRVEAGKMEVRKAAFQIRDIIDSVAGLFAVTARNKGVALECSLDPTMPATLIGDEMRVRQVLFNLVGNALKFTDRGTVGMEITTLPPRTDDDIRVRFQVTDTGIGIPEDRLSAIFEPFRQVENSYTRNYQGAGLGLSIVHRLVGLMDGEISIESTPGTGTTVHVVLPFKMDRENSAQIVEPAAIKTGAGFRVLLVEDDPSNRIPTQKLLEKAGHEVTLAENGRQALELLAENDFDCILMDIQMPVMSGVEATRIIRGSDTLGPKKDIPIIALTAYAMDKERDAFLAAGMNAYVAKPATLEDMTRAMRDALGVGTSDDKAFVQDPRTTFDLP; encoded by the coding sequence ATGTTCGCTCGCCTGTTGCATGGTTCGATCAAAAAAAAGCTCGCCATCCTCTTTCTGATGGCGGCGCTCCCTGCCATCCTCATCATCGTCATTGCCGGACTGGACAACCATCGGCGGGCGGTGTCCGACGCCGAACGGCAGTTGCAGACTTTTTCCCGCCACATGGCGGAAACGCAGACACAAATCACCCTTGCCACCAAGGCGCTCCTTGAAGGCCTGGCCATGTTGCCCGAAGTGCGCCAGGGCGACGTCGAGGCATGCAACCGTCTCTTCGCCAACCTGCTCAAAATAAATCCGGATTACGCGGCCCTCCATCTGGTGAATCCACACGGAAATCTTGTCGCGTCCGGCAGCGCTCGAAAACCAGCGAACTTCGCCCACACGAGGCATTTCAGGGAAGCCGTCGCCACAAAGGCCTTCGCCACCGGCGAATATCTCCTGGGCGTGACCCTGCACGTTCCCGTCTTCACCTTCGGGTATCCCGTCCTGAACGACCGGAATGAAATTGCGGGCGTCCTGCTGACCAGTATCCGGCTTGACAGCTATGGAGAATTGTTCAGGCATACCCCTTTTCCGGACAGTTCCTTCGTCGGCGTCTGCGACAGGAACGGACTGCGCCTCTTCCGCTACCCCGAAAACTCCGCCATGATTCTCGGGGACCCGATCAAGCAAAAGGTCTTCGAACATGCCATGTCCGGGCCTTCCGAAGGGCTGCTCCAGGAAGAAAGCACGGACGGGGTCGAGCGCATCGTCGCATTCCAAAAACTGAGCCTGACCGCAGACAGCCCCCCCTACATGTACTTCTTTGTCGGCGCGCCCAGCACCATGTTCTACGCCGACGCAAAGAGCGGAATGCTGCGCGATTTCGTGATCCTCTTTTTGACCATCGGACTGACCATGCTGAGCGGCTGGTTTCTTGGAGGCAGAACGGTTGGCATGCGGCTTGAGGAGTTGGCCGGGGCGGCGAAACGGATCGGCGAGGGAGATCTCTCGGTCAGGGTGACCCCCGCGCCCGAAATCACCGAGGTGGACGTCCTGGCCCAGGCGTTCAACAACATGGCCGAATCACTGACGCAGGATATCGCCAGGCGCACGCGGGCCGAAAAGGCCCTGGCTGAAAGCGAGTTCCGGTTTCGCAAACTCTTTGAACAGATCCCCTCCATCGCCGTGCAAGGTTACGGGATGGACGGCCGGACGCGCTACTGGAACCAGGCCTCGCAAAATCTTTACGGATACAGCGCAAGCGAAGCGATCGGCGTAAAACTGACCGACCTGATCATCCCGCCCGAAATACGCGGGTACGTCGAGGCCGACATGCGGTCCATGGCTGAAACAAAAATCCCCATTCCCGCCAGTGAACTGACTCTCATGCGCAAGGACGGCTCACGGGTGCTGGTCTTTTCAAGCCACGCCATCGTTACCAACGCGGGAGGCGAGGCCGAACTCTTTTGCGTGGACGTCGACCTGACCAGCAGAAAAGAAGCTGAAGAGGCCCTACTCAGGCTCAAGGAGGCCGCAGAGGCCGCCAACCAGGCCAAAAGCGAATTTCTGGCCAACATGAGTCACGAAATCCGAACCCCCATAAACGGCGTCATGGGCATGCTCCAACTCCTCGAAACGACCACGCTCGATGCCGAGCAAACCCGCTACGTGCACATGGCCGCCGAAGCCGCGAACCGGCTGACCAGACTTCTCACGGACATCCTCGATCTCTCCAGGGTGGAGGCAGGCAAGATGGAGGTTCGAAAGGCCGCGTTCCAGATCCGGGACATCATCGATTCCGTGGCCGGTCTTTTCGCCGTCACGGCCAGGAACAAAGGAGTGGCGCTGGAATGCAGTCTGGACCCGACCATGCCCGCCACTCTGATCGGGGACGAGATGCGGGTGCGCCAGGTGCTTTTCAACCTGGTGGGCAACGCCCTCAAATTTACCGACAGAGGCACGGTAGGCATGGAGATCACGACCCTGCCGCCACGCACGGATGACGACATCCGCGTCCGTTTCCAAGTCACGGATACGGGCATCGGCATCCCCGAAGACAGGCTTTCCGCCATCTTCGAGCCGTTCAGGCAGGTCGAGAACTCCTACACCCGCAATTATCAGGGGGCAGGCCTTGGCCTGTCCATCGTGCATCGACTGGTCGGCCTCATGGACGGAGAGATCAGCATCGAGAGCACCCCGGGCACGGGTACGACGGTGCATGTCGTCCTGCCCTTCAAGATGGACCGCGAAAACTCAGCACAAATAGTTGAGCCCGCCGCCATCAAAACCGGCGCGGGATTCCGCGTGCTTCTGGTCGAGGACGATCCATCCAACCGGATTCCCACCCAAAAGCTGCTGGAAAAGGCCGGACACGAGGTGACCCTGGCCGAAAACGGCAGGCAGGCCCTTGAACTGCTGGCTGAAAACGACTTCGACTGCATCCTCATGGACATCCAGATGCCCGTCATGAGTGGCGTGGAGGCGACGCGCATCATTCGCGGCTCGGACACCCTCGGCCCGAAAAAGGACATCCCCATCATCGCCCTGACCGCCTATGCCATGGACAAGGAAAGGGACGCGTTCCTGGCCGCCGGAATGAACGCATATGTCGCCAAGCCGGCGACCCTCGAAGATATGACCAGGGCCATGCGGGATGCCCTGGGCGTGGGGACCTCCGACGACAAGGCGTTCGTACAAGATCCGCGCACCACTTTTGATTTGCCCTGA
- a CDS encoding EAL domain-containing protein, with product MSKKIFTTLRSRAVVALTAIFLAMGLGCVLIVGLIITDRLDSFERDLAAANVRRARNSLQQDMQRIDNLLKDWAWWDDTYEFMFTVSDDYAQSNITQDVFINQNLSAIVFVTDKGEILSASRMSDDEKTLGVPSEALLNYVRRTGLAYPPEDLFSGSPALVNIDGSLWIAASRAVLTSLQTGPARGRLWMIQQIDEAYVERLTERTELALQIHVAEQEKLPRAMLALHTAPPATGEPLVVPERDLIWSALLLSDAAGGTPIAIIANAPRELSALARATMKTSLAVVIVFGFVGFFSGFAFLEKSILSRLSLLSARVRKDAPDAQFCKLDQHCDEIDQLSSLVDTAFESILENERFLKEILGAIKVGVMLIRKEDRLIVSANPYASALAGRPEKDIVGKVCHQFTCGAEVGKCPVCDLGQNLDNYKCEFLGKDGERIDILKSVTIIMRNDQEYLLETFWDIREIERTRRLLEESEERYRAMFMNTGTPGILINEDTSIAVANTEFLHLAGLTQDDMRQSPPWTRFFHPDDTQRMLRYHTLRRQDDNTAPRTYESRLVDSSGGLRHVQLTVAMIPRSQQSIAFLLDITDIKRAEGKLHELAYTDALTGLPNRLSALDRLTRTLTHLDSKNSSLGVFLLDLDDFKIINDSWGHAAGDVVLMEVGQRLLSVLDSSEMLARLGGDEFIVVSGIGADESEYSGLAQKLIDTFSSPFELEGSETFLGVSVGVAVFPRDGDTAGQLVRCADLAMYQSKSFGKNMFHFHSPELTLKAQRRVEIERELRLALDAGEIEAFFQPVIDLDTQKIVGAEALARWRKSDGTLVSPVDFIPVAEQTNLITDIDFSILSQACHQAKSWDEDGWGRLRISCNISARHFQRGNLPREVQRVLEASKLPPEQLTLEVTETVYMENMDQVRDILETIDKMGVMSALDDFGTGYSSLSYVRSLSFDVLKIDKSFVKNLPEASALALIRAMLGIAISLEITPLAEGIETPEQLLLLRSLGCRLGQGYLFSPPVTAAQFEELLKKQNIE from the coding sequence ATGTCGAAAAAAATCTTCACCACCCTGCGTTCACGGGCCGTCGTCGCGCTCACCGCGATCTTTCTGGCCATGGGCCTTGGCTGCGTACTCATCGTGGGACTGATCATCACCGACCGGCTGGATTCCTTTGAACGCGACCTGGCCGCGGCCAATGTGCGCCGTGCGCGCAACTCGCTGCAACAGGACATGCAACGCATCGACAACCTGCTCAAAGACTGGGCGTGGTGGGATGACACCTACGAATTCATGTTCACGGTCTCGGACGACTATGCGCAAAGCAACATCACCCAGGACGTGTTCATCAATCAAAATCTGAGCGCCATAGTGTTCGTGACCGACAAAGGGGAGATCCTGAGCGCCTCGCGAATGTCCGACGATGAAAAGACGCTCGGCGTGCCCAGCGAAGCGCTGCTCAATTATGTCAGAAGAACGGGGCTGGCCTATCCCCCCGAAGACCTCTTCAGCGGCAGCCCCGCTCTGGTGAACATCGACGGATCGTTGTGGATCGCGGCAAGCCGCGCGGTGCTGACATCCCTGCAGACCGGACCGGCGCGCGGGCGGCTGTGGATGATCCAGCAGATCGACGAGGCCTACGTCGAGAGACTCACCGAGCGCACGGAACTGGCACTGCAGATTCACGTCGCCGAACAGGAAAAGCTGCCTCGAGCCATGCTTGCGCTGCACACCGCTCCCCCGGCCACGGGCGAGCCCCTCGTCGTTCCCGAGCGCGACCTCATCTGGAGTGCCCTGCTTCTTTCCGACGCGGCGGGCGGCACGCCCATAGCCATCATTGCCAACGCTCCCCGGGAACTCTCGGCCCTGGCTCGCGCGACAATGAAAACCAGCCTCGCGGTAGTCATCGTGTTCGGCTTCGTCGGTTTCTTCAGCGGCTTCGCCTTTCTCGAAAAGAGCATCCTGTCCAGACTGTCGCTCCTTAGCGCGCGCGTCAGAAAGGATGCCCCGGACGCACAGTTTTGCAAGCTGGATCAGCACTGCGACGAAATCGACCAGCTCTCCAGCCTGGTGGACACGGCCTTTGAATCCATCCTTGAGAACGAGCGCTTTCTCAAGGAAATCCTGGGCGCGATCAAGGTCGGCGTCATGCTCATCCGCAAGGAAGACAGGCTCATCGTCAGCGCCAACCCATACGCGAGCGCCCTGGCCGGACGGCCCGAAAAAGACATCGTGGGCAAGGTCTGCCACCAGTTCACCTGCGGCGCTGAAGTCGGAAAATGCCCGGTCTGCGATCTCGGGCAAAACCTCGACAACTACAAATGCGAATTTCTCGGCAAAGACGGCGAGCGGATTGATATCCTCAAATCCGTGACCATCATCATGCGAAATGACCAGGAATATCTGCTCGAAACATTCTGGGACATCCGCGAAATCGAACGCACACGGCGTCTCCTGGAAGAATCCGAGGAACGTTACCGGGCGATGTTCATGAACACCGGCACGCCGGGAATCCTCATCAACGAGGACACGTCCATCGCCGTCGCCAACACGGAATTCCTCCATCTTGCAGGGCTCACACAGGATGACATGCGCCAAAGCCCGCCCTGGACACGCTTCTTCCATCCGGATGATACGCAAAGGATGCTCCGCTACCACACGCTGCGGCGCCAGGACGACAATACCGCCCCGCGCACCTACGAGTCGCGCCTGGTGGACTCCTCGGGAGGCCTGCGCCATGTCCAGCTCACCGTGGCCATGATCCCCCGCTCCCAGCAGTCCATCGCCTTCCTGCTCGACATTACCGACATCAAGAGAGCCGAAGGAAAACTGCATGAGCTCGCCTACACCGATGCCCTGACCGGCCTGCCCAACCGCCTCTCCGCCCTGGACAGGCTGACCCGGACCCTGACGCACCTCGACTCGAAAAACTCCAGCTTGGGCGTTTTCCTGCTCGATCTCGATGATTTCAAGATCATCAACGACTCCTGGGGCCACGCCGCCGGGGATGTCGTCCTCATGGAGGTAGGGCAACGCCTGCTCTCCGTTCTTGATTCCTCGGAAATGCTGGCCCGCCTCGGCGGTGACGAATTTATCGTCGTGTCCGGCATCGGGGCCGACGAAAGTGAGTATTCGGGACTGGCGCAAAAGCTCATCGACACCTTCAGCAGCCCCTTTGAACTGGAAGGCTCCGAAACCTTTCTCGGAGTCAGCGTGGGCGTGGCCGTCTTTCCCAGGGACGGCGACACGGCAGGACAGCTGGTGCGCTGCGCGGACTTGGCCATGTATCAGTCCAAATCCTTCGGCAAGAACATGTTCCACTTCCATTCCCCGGAATTGACCCTGAAGGCCCAGCGTCGCGTGGAGATCGAACGGGAGCTGCGTCTGGCCCTCGACGCGGGAGAGATCGAGGCCTTCTTCCAGCCGGTCATCGACCTCGACACCCAAAAAATCGTCGGAGCCGAAGCCCTGGCGCGTTGGCGCAAATCGGACGGCACTCTCGTCTCCCCGGTGGATTTCATACCCGTGGCGGAACAGACAAACCTCATCACCGACATCGACTTCAGCATTCTCTCCCAGGCCTGTCATCAGGCCAAAAGCTGGGACGAGGATGGGTGGGGCAGGTTGCGCATCTCCTGCAACATCTCCGCACGGCATTTCCAGCGCGGCAACCTGCCAAGGGAAGTGCAGCGGGTCCTTGAAGCAAGCAAGCTGCCCCCGGAACAACTGACCCTTGAAGTCACCGAAACCGTGTACATGGAAAACATGGACCAGGTGCGCGACATCCTTGAAACCATTGACAAAATGGGCGTAATGAGCGCTCTTGACGACTTCGGAACCGGCTATTCGTCCCTGTCGTACGTGCGTTCACTCTCCTTTGACGTTCTCAAGATCGACAAGTCCTTCGTGAAAAACCTGCCCGAAGCATCGGCGCTGGCGCTCATTCGCGCCATGCTCGGCATCGCCATCAGCCTGGAGATAACCCCCCTGGCCGAAGGCATCGAAACCCCTGAACAGCTCTTGCTGCTCAGATCACTTGGATGCAGGCTTGGACAGGGATATCTGTTTTCGCCTCCGGTGACCGCCGCGCAGTTCGAAGAGTTGCTCAAAAAACAGAATATAGAGTGA